A genomic region of Metopolophium dirhodum isolate CAU chromosome 1, ASM1992520v1, whole genome shotgun sequence contains the following coding sequences:
- the LOC132933067 gene encoding putative nuclease HARBI1, with amino-acid sequence MRIGATTAREIINETCIAIWEVLSPIYLMTNPTPEKWRNISEKFEKLWNYPNVCGSVDGKHIRIQQPYHGGSAYYNYKNYNSIVLQAVVDAEGNFLFVDVGEAGRHSDGGVFATSNFGKNFIEQTLNLPQPRKIDPAKEIEFPYVFLADSAYSLNKNMMKPFARSSLTSDKKKIYNYRHSRARRIVECAFGMMSKKFHILQRSMLVHPDFATTITLACCVLHNMIRKKEGIINDVHSEMINVEECDVSREPTRARASRNAYQVRENFVDYFVSPIGSVSWQEYMSRL; translated from the coding sequence ATGCGCATTGGTGCTACGACAGCACgagaaataataaatgaaacttGCATAGCTATATGGGAAGTACTTTCTCCCATTTATTTAATGACTAACCCTACTCCAGAAAAGTGGCGAAATATTTCCGAAAAGTTTGAGAAATTATGGAACTATCCAAACGTTTGTGGCAGCGTGGATGGTAAACACATCCGTATTCAACAGCCATACCACGGAGGATCGgcttattacaattataaaaattataattcaatagtaCTACAAGCAGTCGTTGATGCGGAgggtaattttttattcgtagaCGTAGGAGAAGCGGGTAGACACAGTGATGGAGGTGTATTTGCTACTTCAAATTTCGGGAAGAATTTTATCGAGCAAACATTGAACTTGCCACAGCCACGAAAAATAGATCCCGCAAAAGAAATTGAATTTCCTTATGTATTTTTGGCAGATAGTGCTTATtcgttgaataaaaatatgatgaaaCCTTTTGCTCGATCATCACTCAcgtcagacaaaaaaaaaatttataactaCAGACACTCAAGAGCTCGTCGGATTGTGGAATGTGCATTCGGAATGATGTcgaaaaaatttcatatactcCAACGGTCTATGTTAGTCCATCCTGATTTTGCAACAACAATAACTTTGGCTTGTTGTGTGTTACACAATATGATTAGAAAGAAAGAAGGAATAATTAATGATGTACACAGTGAAATGATAAATGTAGAAGAGTGTGACGTAAGCAGGGAACCGACAAGAGCAAGAGCTTCCCGAAATGCATATCAAGTTCGAGAAAATTTCGTTGATTATTTCGTTTCGCCAATTGGTTCAGTGTCATGGCAAGAGTATATGTCTAGACTTTAG